The following is a genomic window from Tripterygium wilfordii isolate XIE 37 chromosome 19, ASM1340144v1, whole genome shotgun sequence.
TTGGAGCCACTTACTGCTTCATTGGCCCTTTGTTACATTTTGAGTCATTTCTTATTTGTCACCAGTTGGGATCAAACAGCAAAATTTCCATTCACCTAGTTCTTTTGATGTACTCCTTTTGCTACAATTAGTTCTGAAATTTTATGATTCTGAATTATCTTTGTCTAACTCACTTGAGAACTTCAGGAATTGGCACATAGGCAGCAATTCTTCTTCTGGAAGAACTACAGAAACAATCGATTGAAACACATTTTACCAAGGCCACTTCCTGAACCTGTGACAGAGCCCCCTGCTCGACCCTCTGTGCCACCTATGCCAGCCTCAACTATACCCATGACagctgctcctgctcctgctgcAGCTCCAGTTCTTTCGCCTATGCAGTTTTCTATGCCTCCTGGATCTGCCGTGGGAAAGGCCGATTCAAGAAGTGGCGGAGTCGATCGAAGGAAAAGAAAGTATGTTCAGCTGTAGGAGAACTAACCTTTGCCTTTCTTATTGCAGAAACGACATAGTTAACTTGTATTGTATTTCACAAGTGGTTTTTGTTGTAACAGGAAAGATGGTTAAATCAAATGTAAATGGGGAAAACACTTCTAGGGAGGTAAATCTCTATTTATATTTATCTTCTTTAATGGCTCGAAGTGTTTAAAGAATCCCTTTTCCATGATTACCATATCTCCGTTTTGATCATTTGTACTCCATACATATTCTTGATCACtgcaatttgattttgattgtaaaaACTGTTCTTACATCACGAAGACACGGACTTGCGTATTTGTGCCAATAGATATACCTGTGGaaataatcaaataaacatCAGGTTTTCTGGAACAGTTTACTTATTGGGACAAGGCTTTTGCCACTAAACTATAAGTTTGAATGGGAGGTCAAAGGCAAGGGGGTTTTGTTTAAGAGCTGATTAATTTTTAAACTGTAGAACTTTTCCCAATCCAAAATTTCTGTTCTTCACGTCCTGAATCACTCTCTCTGTCATATTGTTTGTGCCGGTCGAGCTGCAATGGTAGGATTCTTCTTGGCTAAAATTGCGAGTACATTGACAACGCTTGATCTAGTATGCCAAACTGTCAATTTCAAATCCAAAGCTGCGCTCTTTGTAACAGTAGTTGGTGTAATACTTCTCAGGTGGAGCGAAGATTTGGGAAACCTGAGAAAGCTCCCGGATGAGGCTACTTCCTATGACCAGCAATGGCAATCATCATGGCGCCATTGAATCTGAGAAAATTGAGACAGAAATGCAGTGGTATTCTTGAATGTAACAAATATTTTGGTGAGGCAATACACACACTTGGCTACTTTTATCTATTCCATCTGCTCAACAGTGCCTCGCAAAAGATTGTATAACAACTTTCTTTTTGTCGTAATGTGAGCCAAATGTTCGGAACTGGGAAAAATGTATCTATTTATATAGCTTTCCAGAAGCTAGGTAAAAACAAAGCGACACGATTGTTGTGCTCTCAATGGGACTTAATTATCTAAAACCAACAGGAGACCTGACAGCTACCTAAAATGGCATGTTACCTATCATAAAGGAAATCCAATAATGTTGGTAAAGATGGAAACAGATCATTGGACCCAAAATTTTGTCTATATTAGTATTGTATTATATAATTTTGTCTATATTAGTATTGTATTATATATGGAGTAAAGACTAAGAATTAGTTTTTCTTGcggttctcttttttttttggataatctTACGTATTCCAGTGTTTTTTTTCAACGTGAATATCTTATGCATATCAAAATACAGCTACACGCATTCTAACGTTTTTTCCAGTCATCTGAAATACATTGACTTTTGTTCAGGGAGAAAATCCTAGACATCCGGGTATTTTTTTCCATCTATTCCAAATACAGACATGGCGTACcgatttcatatgaataatatggtgtgtatatatatatatatatatatatgagaccAATGATTTTACATGAATGATGTGCTATCATAGCttgaacaaaagaaataaatatatatataagaccaATGAATTATGTGCTATCATATCATAGCTTGAACAAAAGTAGCggatccttaacattttcgtTTTCTTTTGGTGTTATCAAACGGTTCACTGGTCATATCGTCATCTTCAAGGCAACAAATCCGAAAAACTTCTCTCATTGCATTTAATCCTTTTTTGGTCCTCTCTCCCTaatagaggaagaggaggatCACTTCCCCACGCAATCGCAGATGCCTAACAATTCTCCAAAATGGCTTCGCTCTCCAAGGCAGTCTTCTCCTCCCCTTCTCAGTCTCCACCGCCGTCTACGCCCCCAATTCAGCAGGACGGCACGGAGGCGGAGCGACGGTTACGGGAGGCTGAAGAGAGGCTGCGCGAAGCCATAGAGGAGCTCCAGCGCCGTCAACGCAGGGCAGCGAGTGGAGACTACCCGCCCTGCGATCACGACGATTCATGCGTTGCCCATGCCATTCGTAACCTCTGCCAGAGCTTCCTTCTCTCGTACGGCGTCAGAGTTGGAATAGGAATTCTCCTCCGCGCATTCAAGCTTGTCCGCGGACAGTCCTACTCTTCCCTTCTCGATCTCAAGGTCAGCTATGGCGGCTTTTGAACCCAAGTCATACCATCTTGGttattttgttgcttttgattgttttgatttattgGCAGTCACCGATCGGAACTGCTTGACATGATTAAAGTTggttttgttgttgaattgATTGTGCTTGgtggatgattgaatttgttaggATGACGTCAGGGTTTAGGGCAGGTGAATGCATGTCTTTTGCAATGAAGTTGTTGAATGACGTGGTGATAGTGAATTGACATGCTTGGTGGATGATGGAGTGTGGTAGGATGAAAGCATGGTTTAGGGTGTGCAAATGCAAGTCTTTTGCAATCAATTTGTTGTTAAATGATGAAGTCATGGCATTTTTGGAATGAATTTCACTGAAATGAATTGTGACCAAATTTTATTCCTTGGTGGATTACTTCAGCTCATTACAATTAACACACTTCCCATTGATTTTCATCATGAAGTTGAGAGTTTGTTGATGTCCTGGTGAATTTTGATAAAATCCCATCTTTCCATTCTCTAGCCTGTTTTTgcatatcaatttttttaatttaatcagTGTGAATATCtgaaatctatttttttttcatagcaACTTGTCTCGGAGAGGGATCTCATTGTCAGAGAAGAATCATGTCGTATTGGTTTGCTTTTTGGTGGATTTACTGGATCTTATCATGCACTTCGATGTTTGTTGAGAAAGTTTAGAAGGAAAGAGACGCCATTGAATGCGTAAGCTTGCCAGTTTGTCATCATTAATTTAATTGTACAATTTgctccattttttttccttcaactttCAGAGTTTATTATGATTTAGAACATATTAAAATGGTTTCACTTTGTTAAGGCAAGATAGGGCTTatccttctttttttaactATTTAAATTTGATGATGAAGCAGATTTTTAGCAGGTTCAGTGGCTGGGTTATCTGTTTTAGCATTAGATGATTCAAACCGTAGACGTACGCTTGCACTGTATCTTTTGGCTAGGGTAGCGCAggtatttctttgttttatctGATAATATGATTGATTTTCATACTAGACAAGTGTCCGAGCTATATGATattctttcaatttcattttctcGTTCTTCCTTTTGTGTCAATCTAATGTAACTTTTGTTTCAACAGTGTGCTTACAATTCTGCAAAGTCGAGGAACAAATTTCACCTTTGGGGAAGCCATTGGAGACATGGAGAttctttgctctttgctttggCATGTGCCCAGGTGAAAACTAGGGTCAGAGttgatttatttctttgtttatcatttttatCCTTGAGCCTTTTTctattgcttttgttttttagtttttgaaaTTTGTGTAGGCAAACTAGTCTTTAAGCACAATTGACTTATGGTTGGAATGTAACTAAAAGGggagaattttatttcttttatttctttttttccctttgtttttGCATTTTCATGAAACACCTGGAACTAGGTAAAGTGGATTGAAGAGAGCCAAATCCTGTGGTGTTTTCCTCATGACTTATTCGGTCATTTGGGAAATCTTTTCTGCAATGACCAGAAAAGATTTGTGCTTTAAAGCACTTTCACTTCCTTTATAAACGATCATTTGATTTACCATGAGTCTTTCTGGTCTGTTGTTTACGTTGTCATTTTAGTGATTGACGAACTCATTTCAGGTAATGTATGCCTTTGTAATGCGTCCTGAAAGCCTACCCAAATCATATCAAGACTTCATTCAAAAGACTGGGCCAGTTGCGAAGCCTGTATACAAGGCTGTCAGGGAAGCCTGTAGAGGTGGCCCTGTAGATTTGGCCTCGCTTTCTGCTTACTTATCTAGCAGAAGGAAATTCAACAATGTGAAGCTGGAAGAGTTCCTCCCAATCATTCCCTGTTCTGTCATTCATCCTGACATCAATTCATGTGTGGCTCACAATGCTAACGCAGCTTCAAATACATTCAGAAAAACATTTCCGCTCTATTTCTCATTGACTTTTGTTCCATTTGTTGTTCTGCATCTTCAGAAGGTATATTCCTGCTTTTAGTTGATTATGTTGCTCTCtgaattccttttgtttttctgcTTCTCATTGagaaatataaataattcattcatATGCATGTTGTAAAGGAATTTAATTTACTTGCAATACTGCAGTTTTTAATCTGTTAACTTTGTCATAGTTcccttatatatttttttaaaatgtctgAATTTAAATTACATCTAGTTCATGGATACCCCTCTCCGCACCTGTTTTCTTGCTGTGAAAGGTGCTGTACGGTCAACAACTTTCTTGTCTGCATTTGTCGGAATTTTTCAGGTATGTGCTTGTTTTCCAAATTGTATTTTTCAGTGTTAAGGAAAATAATTTCTGAACCTTTTCTTTTGCGGGTGATGCAAGGCGGTGATATGCTTGCATAGAAGAGTTGCATCCAAAGACCACAAGCTTGTATATTGGGTTGCTGGAGGAATTTCTGCCCTTTCTGTGCTATTGGAGAAAAAATCTAGACGTGGTGAACTAGCTTTATATGTTCTTCCACGAGCAGGAGAATCTTTGTGGTCTATATTAGTGAACCGCCACCTGCTCCCAGATATTAAGAATACTGAGGTATGTTTCTCCTTGAGTACAATACTACAATGTTCTGGCAGCGACCATTTACTTAAGGAACACCAGTTCCTCATTCAGTGACTCCAACCTAGAAACATGTGTTGTTTCTTGTTTTGGTGGGCACAGTCATCTTAGGCTCATTATATCAAGGATCCTATCCTATGAGATTGAAGGATTTTGTTTAGCAATCAAAAACTGCAATACTGAAATGCTATAATGTCAAAAATCTTGTGTATTCCGCAACTCATCGGATCTTTCCTATTTTGTTGCAGGTTGCCTTATTTTGTGCATGCATGGGAGGTATAATGTACTACTTGGAACATGAACCTGACACAATGGCTCCATTTCTGAGGGGCCTAATTCGTCGTTTCCTCTCCAGCAGGATAAGTAATCCAAGCCCACCATCTAATCCGAATGCTTCATATTGGCAGACCCTCCTTGGTCACATGAAGAAGCCAAAATTGCGAGAGAGCCGACCTGCCGAAACTTCAGCATCTGAGAAATACAATTTAGAATCCATACCAGGGCTCTAGGATGCCAAAACCAGGGTCTTGTCATTCTTATCCAAATTAATTTACATTTGGTTTGATAGTTTCTGCAATTTATTAGATTAGGAACCACACAGGGCATTAATAATTATTCTTTGCTTTCGAGATTAAAATTTGATTCTGGTCTAGATGAGGATTCTCTCTCGAGATAGTCCGATTTCCTTACATCTTTTTAAGGGGGAAGATGAGTTAGAGGTCTGAGATCGGAGGATGACGGATGTATAATGATGTTCTGTATGGCATCTCTATTGTAGATACTAGATAGTAAcactgaatttgattttttttatatccataCCTcatataaagttttttttttctttcagtaacgtttttatgcagtaAATGTTCAAAGTTACTTATTTTGCGATCTTGTTGACGTTGTTGAAAGCGAATTTTGAAGTAGGCCTACCATTTTTCAGAGGCTCAATTTGTAGAAGCGTGAAATGCACCTGATCAGGCAATAGGTATGCCTATAACTGAAAGGTTAGCAGACATCGTATATCTGTTTAGTTCAGAGGACCACTCGTTACGCTTCTGTCGCTGCGTTGGGAGACACTGACTCATCGTGTGAAGGACAAGACACCAACCAAAGTGAACACCACCAGGTAACTAACAGAAGTAAAGGTTCTTTGACACAACAAGCTATCTGTGCAACACATTCAAGATCCAACTAGGTATCATACAATCAAAACTAGCAACAGCTTCGTTTTCAATCGATCAACTCATTACTTAATAAGATAGCACAGGACATTATGAATAGTACAATCGAAAGCAAGTTATTCCCCAATATTCGTCTTCTTGAGGTTCTAACATTCATCCGgaattttacatattttgtatgttttattgCCAATCTTACATTCAATGCCACTGAATTTACAAGTAAAAATACGTCTTCTTGATGAGTCCTTCAGATGTAACCGTTTGATTTCATCTTCAACCACTCTCTTCAAAGAATCGCTAACGTCACCCAATGCCCAAGCCAACGATATATGTGGGCGAGGATTCTGTGACCAAAACATAACACAGCAATATTAGAGGCATGCATAACCATTCTCATACTACATATAAAGTTGCATCACTGGTAACGTACATGTTCGAAAAATCAATAATAAACCTAACCTTGTAAAATTCGGGGAGATTGTGAAGCTTATAAACCTCATCAACTGCTTCAATTTGGTTTGTAATCTGATATTTAGTAccacaggaaaaaaaacacacaagatGAGAACAGGAACCAATGAACGATATACTCCAGTTCCAAATGAACTATATTTGGAGAGACTCCCAACAGGTAATACCTTAtgatacatataaacatataactGTGACTATAATGGCCATTAAAACagaaaaatgtcaaatttaattttttgcaTAATTATACCATTAGAAAAACTGTGGTTTCTTATATACATCATTAGATGGAAAAACAGCCTTCTTAGTTAAAAGATGGTCGTACAACAAAAGCAACTCTTTCATTCAACTAGAGTTGTGATCAAAATGTCGGATATGAATTTAGGAAAGTCGGAAAGCCATTATTATATTTCAGCCTGTCAATCAAATTATGTGTAAGTTCATCAGGTTGACGCTTTAAAGCTTCTCCAATTTATAACtctgcacactgtttttttacCAATATCTCATCATAGGAAACTAAGGAATGGAAAACTTCCTACCCTATAAACTAGAATGCACTTAGACCTTACAAAGCCCAGGCTGGTAAGTGGCAGATCTAACTGTAGGTCATTTGTTAACTATCAATCATGGACTGCAAACTTTTTCCTAGTTGACTAATGAGTTTATACGTCTGTCCAACAATTTCACAACAGAACACTATAATgcatgacatatttgattgccTGGAAGGAAGGCCAATATGAATGAAAATGCCTGTCATCACAGCAGCAACATAACTCATTCAAGTAGTGTGTTGTAAATTTTGCATCCATTACTTGCTGCTCCATGCACATCAAGTCATCAACCAACAACCTTCAATTTAATGCTGAGCACATGTGGAGAAAATGCTATAGACATGGAAAGCTACATTAAAAAATATCCGACATACCTCAGCTAATCCTCCTGTAACAACTTCTATTGAAAGAAAGGAGCGTGTTTGATCATCATTGACAAAAACTTCCCACTTACTAAAATCAATCCAATACCTGCTTCAACGAAGTAATGCATCAAAATCCAGCGATGAAAATTAAGGGTAAAACTCAATTATTGTGCTAAAAAATTTTAACTAGGTTGCAAATTCCAGAGATTGTTAGCTGACCGTTTCTGATTCTGAAGCTTCTGACGAAGCAATGCTACCATTGAATCAATCTGGTGCACTCTAATTGGGACAGTTCTTCCTAAACTGATGTGGAATTCCCTTCCCAGAGCAACTTGTTCAAGCTTTTGATCATCTTTGCCGAGAAGGGCAAGTGggacatccacatcaacaaggTGAAGACCAGGCACATGATTAGACACCTTCCCAAGAAACAGGGCCACCTCCTTCTTCGATGTAAAGGGTATATATACTACATCATAAAACGCTAACCTAAGTTTGTAGTCATGACTAAATGCATATCAGAGACAATAAAAAAAGCTCAAAATTTGTAAAGTGAAACTTTTCTAATGGCATATATCAGATCTCATCAAACCAGAAACCTAACCAAAAGTATTTCCATCAAGTCCCAACAGTAGGCGCCTAGGCGGTCAAGGACAGGGGGTACACAGAGAGGTGAGATGCAAACATGCGTTAAGTAAAGAATCAAACAAGGTTATGCAGTCATAAATACTTTGCgaagaaaaaattaataaaggaGTTACGACTGTATGAGGGTTACTTGAACAACAAGGAAGCGTCTTGCTTAGCACTGTGGTACGTTATCAATATTGGTTGCAACAGAATAAAGATGGGGGTTGAAGTTGCTGCATTTGTCGGGGGCTAGGTGCTACTTGGAAGGGGCATCTAACGTATTTTATTCTGAAATGAAGGCATTGGGTTGATCAATCATTCTCTTGTCTTGCATTGTTCCTGCATTTACTGCAATATAATTGGTTTTACTCTCTCCAAGTTCCCCACTCCACTTCATTTTACTAAAGCAAATTCTTTAAAAAACTAGCGGCAAGTAGAATCCATATTAATGCAGTATGAACTAGGCCTCTGAGGCTTCCAAAAGTATTttaaacatataaataactcGTAGCCAAACATTGAATTAAAATACAGTCGTACACCTCTGTTTCTCAAATTGATAAAACATCATTCCTGCCTT
Proteins encoded in this region:
- the LOC119985964 gene encoding uncharacterized protein LOC119985964 produces the protein MASLSKAVFSSPSQSPPPSTPPIQQDGTEAERRLREAEERLREAIEELQRRQRRAASGDYPPCDHDDSCVAHAIRNLCQSFLLSYGVRVGIGILLRAFKLVRGQSYSSLLDLKQLVSERDLIVREESCRIGLLFGGFTGSYHALRCLLRKFRRKETPLNAFLAGSVAGLSVLALDDSNRRRTLALYLLARVAQCAYNSAKSRNKFHLWGSHWRHGDSLLFALACAQVMYAFVMRPESLPKSYQDFIQKTGPVAKPVYKAVREACRGGPVDLASLSAYLSSRRKFNNVKLEEFLPIIPCSVIHPDINSCVAHNANAASNTFRKTFPLYFSLTFVPFVVLHLQKFMDTPLRTCFLAVKGAVRSTTFLSAFVGIFQAVICLHRRVASKDHKLVYWVAGGISALSVLLEKKSRRGELALYVLPRAGESLWSILVNRHLLPDIKNTEVALFCACMGGIMYYLEHEPDTMAPFLRGLIRRFLSSRISNPSPPSNPNASYWQTLLGHMKKPKLRESRPAETSASEKYNLESIPGL
- the LOC119985965 gene encoding U6 snRNA phosphodiesterase produces the protein MEALRASYGDAYSDSESEASSPSEALSANPNSSSNSTVNLPPPPLSLLTPPTSIGFAEDYLPKRSATRVRSFPHVEGNYSLHVYIPVYIPFTSKKEVALFLGKVSNHVPGLHLVDVDVPLALLGKDDQKLEQVALGREFHISLGRTVPIRVHQIDSMVALLRQKLQNQKRYWIDFSKWEVFVNDDQTRSFLSIEVVTGGLAEITNQIEAVDEVYKLHNLPEFYKNPRPHISLAWALGDVSDSLKRVVEDEIKRLHLKDSSRRRIFTCKFSGIECKIGNKTYKICKIPDEC